The stretch of DNA GAAACAAAATAGTTTTGCTAAAACCACAGTAGTAAAGTCTGTAATCTACAATAGCAGATTGAAAGTTGAAACCCAACTTCTAAGTTATTTAGCTACCAATGCTCTTGTTATATATAAGCTTTGTTTGAACATATTCCTTTAATCCACTACTAGGAAGATAGATTAAACATTGTTTATTGTTATAGTAGTAAAGCACTACAaaacatgattttaaattgtgCTTATATGATTAAGCTATAAATCTTGCTGTTGGAGGTTAAGAGTCACACATCGGTCGTGAGATATctgaaaatatgtttataagtggggcaatcctcaccttactaTCGGTTTTGTAAGATTGAATTAAACTCAATTCCgaattttaaaatgatatcatAATACTCTTTTGGATCTGTTGGGTCACATATTTGAATCCCAATTTCCAAAtatttggatgatttgaaaaCCAGTTCAATCCAAACAACATTATATATAGACACACGTTATATATGTCATGCTTTTGTATATTTAATTGCAGTTAGTCGTCTCcaatgttaaggaaataaaacaataaaaaaagaaaaatgttgaaCACAACACAACAGGCATTTGTCGGtaaaatgcaaaaaaatttagaaaagaGTACTACAGTACGATCGGCTACTGTGGGCCCATGAAAGCACCGCACCGTTTAGTCTACGAGATACGTACACACATTCATTTGGATAGAACTTTTAGACGCGCACAAGGATTTTCACCACCGCCGGCCCTAAAActctttttgattttcttcttcttctctcacccatagaggggtggttttaggtcaatttttggcctaaaatcacccatttacatttttttcttcttgctttttaatactaataagtgattttcacatagtttaagtcttatagttttgttttcatctttgcgattttatcctttgttttgattttcagtattgttgtcccgtcttagtgcggagtattgttgtcccgtctttgtgcggtgttcatttgtttcaggtttgaagattaaggttgatccagtgcagatccaatcaatgacttttgtaccatcaacgctacagatccggCGACATGAATGTTCCggaaacttcaatatagtcaaatatgtaggcttttgcaatatgccgtttgatgctattaacacggatgctgtgagtttgttcacagattcatcctttttgtttttagcgattttgatttgtattgcatcgatgtactcttatcaatttgaatgaatgaatatcttttatttagtaaaaagaaaaattgcagTTAGTcgtattttgattttttcatgAAAGACTGGAACATTTGTTAACTCATACAAATTAGATGGGTGCTTGGTACTTGGggaaacaaacattttttaattatgaattttcCCAGAAACAATTAAGCAATAGCTGGAATTTGCATCTGTGGAATTTTTCCTACTGTGCGCAAATTAAGGAGTATCTTAAAATTCCTAAcgatcaattatatatatatataagttttcaatttaagggtggattttgtaaaatttgtattcgttaaaacgttatttagcggtgtaacattactcaaatgttacaccggtgtaatttgatcgcTCCccatatatagatatatatatatatatatatatatatatatatatatatatatatatatatatatatatataaaacatattCATTCATTCGAATTGATATAATACATCAAATACAAATTCACAAACATCCAAGTTAATAAGCAACATGCctaatataaataatatgataaaattaaggcttaaatataattttgatctATGAATGATTTTAATTTCGCTCcccataaaaacaaaaaattgatttatacccttgctatttttttaaattttaaaaagtctttATATTGAGTTTTTAGCTTATGTGGCTAATTTTTGTTGACATGCACATGCCGACTATTTTAAACTAGGGATAAACCCGTGAGTTGCACGAGTTtggttaaaatatataattaaaatatttttataaatgaaaaataataattgtgataagtataatcacatatagttaaaagATAGATACTAacttaaaatatgattatgtttctatatatataaaaaaaaatgattatgtttaatattagtatatgtataaaaaataaaaataggttgtttagaaatatgagattttttattgatttatatcgtaattttgtttatattttaatataataaatctcttataatattttataagtttgaaaTGATACATCATATTTTAGTTTAATAGTGTGATCGTATAAGATCgtagttttctttatataagTTGCAATTGTATAGTCACATGtcactttgctttttattttttatgtatccattattttattttcaataagagttggaggcatacatACATAGTACATACTTTTTTTATcacgtgatctcattttttgaaaattacgtATAAAATAGTGTAACGGCTTACTTCCTTCTATGAAATTTAAAGTACCAAATAACTTttctacttattattttttgttgatgtaAGTTTGGATActaatttcatatatttgaatttaggtttagttatttaGCGTAAAGAAAGTTTAGTATTTTAGACGAATTTAACATGTCAActtattatttgcttaaaaaagtgatattatttttataaatatctcactttttttttcttcaatccGTAACttacacatttttttaatactttagaatatgtacttattttatttaaatagttaaattattattattattatttaaatcaaattaataattttggaaattttagtAAATTTCAGAGCACATACGCGCACACACTATATTTTGACGTATGAGCATTGATAAttgatgattttcattttttcttgaaaaattataactatttaCTCTACTCCTTCATAGTTCATACAATTTAAGGTCTCTcatctataaaaatatataaaggggataagggagtttgggctgacTTTTTtgtggtccattttgcccttcactatcatttgaaataacacttaacaatatatataataaggatACTTGAATTTGAGATAGATTTTTCATTATTCCATAATTTCCCTTAACTTCCTATAtgactttttaattatttcataattgcTCTTAACTTCCTATAACTACcatttttttgtacataagttagacacaggcaggggCGGAACGCGCttgtctggcccgctagtatttataaaaaagatgattcttttttgttataataataaattgatttctattgaagtttcttttttgttaatttGATCTAAGTCATTATGTTAATTTTGTTCTAGGCTCAGGTTTGGCAAAGcttagctcggcctagcctattcccaaccATAGAATATGGATTCTATTTCTAGGGACGAACTGATAAAATCTAATCTTAAGAGTAGGGATTCCAATGATTTAGAATAGAATTCGGTACAATTAAGAAATCATGTAAAGGGAAATTGAGAGTTTTTGAGAGATGAAAGTGTTTGTTAAAAATGTTTGATTAATTCTCAAAGAAGCACAAAGTCTTCTCAAATACAACACCATAAAGGCTACAAGGGTAAAATGACATAAAGTAAAACTATTACTTAAAATCAATTAATAAGCTAATACTACTTAAATCTTGTAACAGAAAGTCGTAGGACCAACACACATTGTTTGTGAACCCTCCTAAGACGGCATAAGAGTTTGTTTGATTTAATAAGTGTAAGCGATTAgttacataattattttttgttagattaaaatgtcaaatattcTCCATAAAATTTGAAAAGTATCAAATACACCCATGAATTTATAAGACGTCCATCAAATACACATGCTCCGTTTGCTCGTTTGCTCCGTATATTGTGATGACATGGTCATACATGGCTCCAATGGCTGTTATCGTTTGGTACTTTCTATTCAATTCCTCACTAGCATATTTTGTCAACCTGACCAATTTTGGTCACGAAACACACACCAGTGCTCTCACTCTTCAGGTATGGTTTTCCAAATTCTTTTTTTACTCAAATGAACATGCTTGCTGCATTTTTAGTTGCAACACAATCAGGCAGTGTAGAGAGATCATTCACCTTTTGTTCTCCTGTTTTTGGTTCTGGGATTAACCCTCGCTTAGCAAGCCCAGGGCTCGCCTAGCGAGCCTGACAGAACACCACCTTAGCTGTTCTGCTTCGAATCAATGATGGGATCTGCGTTAGAGTTTCTAGAGATCTGTTTCGACTTGAAATAAACTGTTTAGGGTCAATAGGGGGTTATCCCTTAACAAACATAATTTTAACTATAGTTGTCGATGTTCGTCGAGTTGTTAATTTCTATAGTGATTAGTTGTTGTCTGTaggttgttgatgttgttttaaATGACGATATTAAGTGACGAGGTTTATTCGAAGTTGATAAGTGACGATGTTTTAAAAGTGGCGTTAATTTAATTGTTGATGTAAGCCTTTGTGTAGTGACGTTGATATACAATAGTGAAGTTGTTTTTGTTTAGCCATCAAGGCAGTGACGTTGATATACAATAGTGAAGTTGTATTCGTGTGTCTCATGCATTCATCCAGTGACGATATTTTAGTGCACAAGCACAATGACGATGAAAAGCCCAGGATTCCTTGATATCTACTAGATAGGACTATAGGAGTCACAGTTAAATCTGGTTGAAATTTGTCAGCACTCTTCTCTTTTCGAATATTCAAaagtgtatatttttttttaacttggcCGTTTATCATATCTtgtaaaaatttaatcaaatatcacgaagattttttattttattttataattttataattaaaatattttcaaatctctttgtaccaattttttttttcaaatctccttacaaaaaaacaaaaatcttttcaAATCTCAATCAATGTCTGCAAGGTTTTTCACACTCTCACTTCTATAAATCCAAATCCTTATACGTTTTATTAGTTTTCCTTGAGGTTACAATTTGCAAAGAAAACTCGTTCGTGGAGTTAAGAATTAAGATGGAGACATGCGTGGATCATGTTGTTTCAACAATGATCAGAAGGTACAATTACATATACCTAACGATCTTTTCTTCTCCATTCACTCGAAACTGTCTATAAAATCATCGAAGCGATTTGAATGTGTATGTAAATCATGGTCTCTCTTATTTGATAACTCTAATTTCATGACCGAATATCGCAAGAGTTTCTTAACAAAGATTCGAGTTTCTTAACAAAGATTCATCCTTATTATGACGATACATCCCTCCTCCTACATAAAACTAATTTTCCTCGTAGTTTGAACGGTTTCGAacgtaaaaatatatttgagttgTATTCTGTTTCTAACGAGACCTTTGAAAATAAGGTTAAATTAGATTGGCCAAAGGTCATGTTAGATAGGTTTGGTCTGGGGTATGATGTTGGTTTTGAAATTAGATTAGCCAAAAGTCATGTTAGATAGGAATTCTTGTATGTATTATACATTCACGATGAATATTGTATTGTGGAACCCATCTACTAAGGAATTTAAACTCATTCCTCACAGCCCTTTTGATTCTGTATCTGGTACGGAAGTTTGTCATCTACTTAAGGAATTTACATCCGTGGAACATATGTCAGATGTGAAAAGCTATATGGAGTAGTTTTTACATTTGGTTTCAATATccacaaaaaggaaaaatatatagacaaaacGTTTTACATCTGTTTCAATATCCCCAGAAGCAAAActgaacgcggtggcaatcttgtGATTATCGcgaaaattgtctaaaataaatatatatctgggCATATATATCCAAAGATGTACAAAGTGACTAAGTGATGCGCCGTATAGGACTTGATCATGATGTTGGTAACTATATGACATTTCGTCTGACACATGGCTGTGACTTTGATGTGGAGTCACAGGAAGATTCATCTCCTTTCGACTACATATGAGAGATATATAGTCTAAGAAGCAACTCTTGGAAAAAACTTGATGTCGATATGGATGATCATTCTATAATGGAAAACTAGGGACATTTGTATATGGATGGACTCTCCCATTGGATGTGTAGACGTGAATCATGTGATACAGATAATCAAACATATATGGAGTCATTTGACAGGAGCGGTGAGGTTTTTCGTACAACAACACCCGTACCCTCAGACATGAATTATGGTTCACTGTTGACCCACTTGGTGCTATTAAATGAGTCTATTGGTTTTAATCTTAACTTGCAAAGAGACGACTACATTTCACATTTCAATTTTAGGTGAATTTGGTGTAAAAGAATCATGGACTAAAATTTTCATTGTAGGCCCCTTAACTTGCCTTGAGTATCCTATTGAAGCAGGAAATAAGGGTGACATATTGTTCAGAAAACAAAAACACGGTGAACTAGTTTGGTTAGATTTAAATACTCAAACGATCGGGGACCTTGGTGTTAATATGTGGAGATGTTCTTGCAAGATAGTAGTTCATAAAGAAAACCTTCTTCCATTTGAAGGAgaaagtatttaattttttttccttcatatttCACCCATTAGCTAATATATATGTGGTTGTGTTATGATAACACcgaaaaatgcactatttatttaattaaattagcttagtattttactatttctttgcatttttcgtagtactattactattatttttatgtattacagGTATTTCCGGAACTTCTCGAAATAAAAAAAGGGTCACAAATTTAATGTCAAAGTGGATCAAAAAGACATTGGATCAGATGGAAGAGAGGCCCAAAAGAAATTGGACGAACAAGCCAAGCCCACATGCACAAGGCATGTGCCATGCACATGAGGTGCAAACAAACACATGGCGTTGGGCATGCTTGTGGCACTCGCCACACAACAAACCATGGCGCCGGCCATATGCCTTGTGGCACCCGCCACAGGCTTTGTACACATGGCGCCCGCCATGTGCTTTATGGCACCCGCCACGTAGTGTTTGTTTCCTATTTTCACGGGCACGTTTCACACCGCTTTATCCTCAACTGCTCCTCAGATTTCGGTGCTCCTCAGATTTCGGTGGAAGTAACTACGATTGGGATGCACGTTTCTTATAACGGAACAACGAATCCGAAGGAGATATTTTTATCTCATAAAGACTATAAATAGAGAACACTAGTCAGTGTTTTTCACAACCTTTTCTACGCAGACTTAAGAGAAAAATTCagtttaaaatttagttgttAAGTGTTTTAGTTTACGGAGCAAAAAGGTGTGGTGTTGCTGCTTACACTTCCAGTTCCAGTTTCAATCAGTTTGTCTTTGATTACCTTCGTTCCTGTGTACCTGTACTAGTTTCACTAGTATTTGTAAGTTTTAATACAGTACTTTTATTCAGTTTCTATATTCAGATTTATGCTTTAATATAATTACcgattcaagtttaattttattttattccagTTTGATACTCGTACCGTTTATTGATATACTCTGTTTAATTTTTGATTACTCTGTTTAAATGTTTCGTTtaactaataattatttaatcagTATCTTGTCAAATAAAATCATGCGCAGCTAAATCTATTTAACTGGAATGTGAACTAGGAAGCTAATCTGGATTTGGTAATTAATATGTGACTTACGTTTTTTTTAATCTAGTTTTCTGTtcagtttttaataattaaattaaagattttgcaCGAGAGTGAAAATTAACTAAGGTATAAATTAATAGCGCGACAGTGTGAGATTTATAtcggatagtaaaaactgaacattatttttaaacaccgcgacagctctttaaagataattaaactatattagttttcaaaaagtattttataaatagatGTGAGAGCGAGAGTGAAGCattcatttatataatatagtatcAGTTCAATAGCGCGACGGCGTGagactatatttttaaactaatgttgttttgagaaaactagatctttttaattaaattgagttGATAAGTATTCTTATAAGTAAGTGCGAGAGCGAAAgtgaaacatttattttatatctatacGATATTACTCAATAGCGCGAGAGTGTGAGACGCGTatcttttaatcaatttcaGTTTGTTAAAAAGTAACATTATTTCAAAACGCAGCTTAATTACCGAATCCATTGAGGCGACTAAAATCACATTCCGGTTTAGTTTTATCCTTTtctaaaaaagtcaaatttactttagttattaattaGAATTCCTCTTTTGATTAAAGCCTTGACCTTACGATTTATTAAAAACAAGCGAATTATTGAGAAAATAGTCCATGTGGgatcgatatcttttaaaactacacgatagatctgtgcacttgcagagttatcacatcaagtttttggcgtcGTTGCCGGGGACTAATTTAGTCAATTTTCGCTACTTAGTTTTTAATCTGTAACGATTAAGGCAACCCTTTTACTTAGGTTGTATGCCCAGTACTCGTACCTCCGAGGAATCATTAGAACAACCTATCCCAGAAATAGAGCGTTATATTCATTTACAACGCCGAATCCGcgaatttcaaaaacaatttaacctCATACCGATGGCCCAACGCGAACGTCCTCTCAAGGACTATGCCGTTCCCTCCGAAGAGGAACCTCATTCGAGTATCGCGCCCCCTAACATCGAAGAAAGGAACTTCGAATTGAAACCCGCGCTGTTGCAAATCGTGCAACAAAACCAATTCTCTGGTTCGCCCACGGAGGATCCGAACCTCCACCTCTCGGTGTTTGTGCAGTACGCAGACACAATAAAAGCCAATGGTGTCGAACCCGAAGCAATACGACTCAGTCTTTTCCCGTTCTCTTTAAGAGACAGAGCTAGAGCTTGGCTTCAAGCTTTACCTACAAACTCCATCACTACATGGAACGAATTGAAGAAGCAATTCTTGGCCAGATATTTCCCGCCAAGCAAGACAGCTATGTTAAGAGCCCAAATCAACGGATTTAGGCAAAAAGATGGAGAATCACTCTTCGAAGCTTGGGAAAGATACAAGGATATGATGAGACTCTGTCCACACCATGGTTTAGAACAATGGCTTATAATCCATACCTTCTATAATGGGCTTCTATATAACACTAGACTCACCATAGATGCGGCCGCCGGTGGCGCGCTAATGGATAAACCTTACCAAGAAGCCACCCAGCTTATAGAAAACATGGCCCAAAACCATTATCAATGGGGAAGCGAACGCGCTGCCATAGAGAAATCCCAGACGAAAGGTGGAATGTACGAAGTAAGCGGCATAGACCAAGTCAATGCAAAAGTAGAAGCCCTTTCTCAGAAATTGGAAAGTTTAACTCTACCGGCTACCGTAGCTGTAGTGCAACCGAACTGCGAACTATGTGGAATTCCCGGACACATAACCTCTGAATGTCAATTACTAGCCGGACTCGACCAAGTAAATTATGCGCAAGGAAACCCGTACTCCAACACGTACAACCCTGGGTGGAAAAATCATCCAAGCCTCCCCTATAAGAAAAATGATGCTTTATTTACGCCTAGCACTCCACCAGGCTTCCAAAACCAAATAGGAGCCCCTGTTGCTCCCGTTGCCCCTCAAAAGTCAAACTTTGAACTTATGATGGAGAATTTTGTCCTAGCTCAGACTCAACAAAATAAGGAATTCATGAACCAAAATATTCACACTAATGAGTTGATTAAGCAATTAGCTAACAAAATCGATTCCATTTCCACTCATAATAAGATGCTAGAAACTCAAATTTCTCAAGTGGCTCAACAACAGGCAGCTACAGCTGCCCTAGCCGGAACATTACTCGGCCAACCGCAATCAAATCCCAAGTTCCACGTTAACGCTATAACACTACGAAGCGGAACATAGTTAAAAGACCCCGTTGCTAAAAGAGTTAGAGCGAGAGACTTAGGAAAAAGTGTAGAGAAAGACTCGGAGAGTGTAACTGACAAGGACACTGAGAGAGAACCAATAGCAGTGGAGGATGGACAAAAATTGAAGGTTAAAGAGGTGATTGAGAATGATCAAGAAAAACCATATGTACACCCTCCTCCTTACAAGCCTCCTATCCCATATCCTCAAAGACTTGCAAAATCTAAGAATCCGGGACAGTTTGAGAAGTTTATCGAGATGCTCAAAAAGCTTCATATTGACATACCCTTTATTGAGGCTATAACCCAGATACCTTCATATGCcaaattcttaaaagaaattctttcaaacaagcgaaagatggaagacattgGGCAAGTGGAATGCAATGCAATTAGTGAAAACAAGCTAGCCCCAAAACTCGAGGACCCAGGAAACTTTTCTATTCCTTGCGTTGTTGGTAGATATGTCATAGATAAAGCCCTTTGTGATCTAGGAGCAAGTGTAAGTTTGATGCCTCTATCTATCTGCAAGAGGCTCGGACTTGGAGACTTAAAACCTACTAAGATGTCCTTACAGTTGGCTGACAGATCTATCAAATACCCATTAGGAATACT from Trifolium pratense cultivar HEN17-A07 linkage group LG5, ARS_RC_1.1, whole genome shotgun sequence encodes:
- the LOC123886674 gene encoding uncharacterized protein LOC123886674 — protein: MAQRERPLKDYAVPSEEEPHSSIAPPNIEERNFELKPALLQIVQQNQFSGSPTEDPNLHLSVFVQYADTIKANGVEPEAIRLSLFPFSLRDRARAWLQALPTNSITTWNELKKQFLARYFPPSKTAMLRAQINGFRQKDGESLFEAWERYKDMMRLCPHHGLEQWLIIHTFYNGLLYNTRLTIDAAAGGALMDKPYQEATQLIENMAQNHYQWGSERAAIEKSQTKGGMYEVSGIDQVNAKVEALSQKLESLTLPATVAVVQPNCELCGIPGHITSECQLLAGLDQVNYAQGNPYSNTYNPGWKNHPSLPYKKNDALFTPSTPPGFQNQIGAPVAPVAPQKSNFELMMENFVLAQTQQNKEFMNQNIHTNELIKQLANKIDSISTHNKMLETQISQVAQQQLKDPVAKRVRARDLGKSVEKDSESVTDKDTEREPIAVEDGQKLKVKEVIENDQEKPYVHPPPYKPPIPYPQRLAKSKNPGQFEKFIEMLKKLHIDIPFIEAITQIPSYAKFLKEILSNKRKMEDIGQVECNAISENKLAPKLEDPGNFSIPCVVGRYVIDKALCDLGASVSLMPLSICKRLGLGDLKPTKMSLQLADRSIKYPLGILENVPVRIGQLFIPTDFVIMDIREDVDIPILLGRPFLATAGAIINVKKGKLTFEVGDEKIEFILSQFMKGPTFKNSCCRLNIVEGHIDKSTFEQVPPDILKSHPVNDIFQNTKHKEGEDYENILGGFPDTHDHIFKECQMLAHGKIHAVKKKLPPPLTGKKAKGKTPIRWLDVFKWISKNVEYSVKDISLKEAPS